One part of the Myxococcales bacterium genome encodes these proteins:
- the glgB gene encoding 1,4-alpha-glucan branching protein GlgB: MSKQNPPLLIDDRSLALFLALEHHDPHAILGAHPTPAGVVVRVFQPHARSVTVLAEGARLPLEKVHDNGLFAGLFPDAQQVFPYKLRFDYHDGESHEQVDPYSFLPTLGDLDLHLIGEGRHEKLYEKMGAHVMRMGSVEGTSFTVWAPNARGVSVVGDFNGWDGRVNPMRMLGGSGIWELFLPGVGAGARYKFELRKAHGGIVLKADPYAQAAEHPPQTASVVVKSSYSFNDDAWLQQRKASNPWRSPFSVYEMHLGSWKRVPEDGNRSMTYRELAPEVADYLGRMGFTHVELLPVFEHPFDGSWGYQVSGYFAPTSRFGSPDDFKYFVDYLHDKGFGVLVDWVPAHFPKDEFALGRFDGTALYEHLDSRQGEHPDWGTFVFNFGRREVRNFLIASALSWFDRFHIDGLRVDAVASMLYLDYSRKEGEWVPNQYGGRENLEAVTFLRELNEVVHRDYPGVLMIAEESTAWPGVSRPNYLGGLGFGFKWNMGWMHDTLQYFSKDPVYRRYHHNDLTFGLVYAWSENFILPFSHDEVVHGKGSMLDKMPGDRWQKFANLRALYAYMWAHPGKKLLFMGQEIGQWQEWKHTQSLDWNVLMGEDHQGLQWLVADLNRVYKSEPALHEVDESPEGFEWIDSHSADDNVIAFLRKSPATGRSVICVGNFAPVPRHGYRMGVPRAGQYRELLNTDAAVWGGSNVGNDGAVASENVPHHGRPFSLNLTLPPLGVLWLEVPSA, encoded by the coding sequence ATGTCGAAACAAAATCCCCCCCTCCTCATCGATGACAGGTCGCTCGCGCTCTTTTTGGCGCTGGAGCACCACGATCCGCATGCAATCCTGGGTGCGCATCCCACGCCCGCTGGCGTCGTGGTCCGCGTGTTCCAGCCCCATGCCCGCTCCGTGACGGTGCTTGCCGAGGGCGCGCGCCTGCCGCTCGAGAAGGTTCACGACAACGGCCTCTTCGCGGGTCTTTTCCCCGACGCCCAGCAGGTCTTCCCCTACAAGTTGCGCTTCGACTATCACGACGGCGAGTCGCACGAGCAGGTCGACCCTTATAGCTTTTTGCCCACCCTTGGTGATCTCGATCTGCACCTCATCGGCGAGGGACGGCACGAGAAGCTCTACGAAAAGATGGGCGCGCATGTGATGCGCATGGGCAGTGTGGAAGGCACCTCGTTTACCGTGTGGGCCCCGAACGCCCGCGGCGTGAGCGTGGTGGGTGACTTCAACGGCTGGGACGGCCGCGTGAACCCCATGCGTATGTTGGGCGGCTCGGGTATCTGGGAGCTCTTTTTGCCCGGGGTGGGCGCGGGGGCCCGCTACAAGTTCGAGTTGCGCAAGGCGCATGGGGGCATCGTGCTCAAGGCCGATCCCTACGCGCAGGCCGCCGAGCATCCCCCCCAAACAGCTTCGGTGGTGGTGAAGTCTTCCTATAGCTTCAACGACGACGCGTGGCTTCAGCAGAGGAAGGCCTCCAACCCCTGGCGCTCGCCCTTCTCCGTTTACGAAATGCACCTCGGTTCGTGGAAGCGTGTGCCCGAGGACGGCAACCGCAGCATGACCTACCGCGAGTTGGCACCCGAGGTGGCGGACTACCTCGGCCGCATGGGCTTCACCCACGTCGAGCTTTTGCCCGTGTTCGAGCACCCCTTCGACGGCAGCTGGGGCTACCAGGTGAGCGGCTATTTTGCGCCCACGAGCCGCTTCGGCTCTCCCGACGACTTCAAGTACTTCGTGGACTACTTGCACGACAAGGGCTTCGGCGTGCTGGTCGACTGGGTGCCCGCGCACTTCCCGAAGGACGAGTTCGCGCTCGGACGCTTCGATGGAACGGCGCTTTACGAGCACCTGGACTCACGCCAGGGTGAACATCCGGACTGGGGCACGTTCGTGTTCAACTTCGGCCGCCGTGAGGTGCGCAACTTCCTGATCGCGAGCGCGCTGTCCTGGTTCGACCGCTTCCACATCGATGGCCTGCGGGTGGATGCCGTGGCGTCGATGCTGTACCTCGACTACAGCCGCAAGGAGGGCGAATGGGTGCCGAATCAATACGGTGGCCGTGAGAACCTCGAGGCTGTCACTTTCTTGCGTGAGCTCAACGAGGTGGTTCACAGGGATTATCCCGGCGTGTTGATGATCGCGGAAGAGTCCACCGCATGGCCCGGCGTGAGCCGCCCCAACTACCTCGGCGGGCTGGGCTTTGGCTTCAAGTGGAACATGGGCTGGATGCACGACACGCTCCAGTACTTCTCGAAAGATCCGGTCTACCGGCGCTACCACCACAACGATCTTACCTTCGGTCTGGTCTACGCCTGGAGTGAGAACTTCATTTTGCCGTTCTCGCATGACGAGGTCGTGCACGGTAAGGGTTCGATGCTCGACAAGATGCCGGGTGATCGCTGGCAGAAGTTCGCCAACCTGCGCGCGCTTTACGCCTATATGTGGGCTCATCCCGGCAAAAAGTTGTTGTTCATGGGGCAAGAGATCGGCCAGTGGCAGGAGTGGAAACACACCCAGAGCCTCGATTGGAACGTGCTCATGGGCGAAGACCACCAGGGGCTTCAGTGGCTGGTGGCGGATCTCAACCGCGTGTACAAGAGTGAGCCCGCGCTGCACGAAGTGGACGAAAGCCCCGAGGGCTTCGAGTGGATCGATTCGCACTCCGCCGATGACAACGTGATTGCGTTTTTGCGCAAGTCGCCTGCTACGGGGCGCAGTGTGATCTGCGTGGGCAACTTCGCCCCGGTCCCCCGCCACGGCTACCGCATGGGTGTGCCGCGTGCGGGCCAGTACCGTGAGCTCTTGAACACCGACGCCGCCGTGTGGGGGGGAAGCAACGTGGGCAACGATGGCGCCGTGGCGTCCGAGAACGTGCCCCACCATGGGCGCCCCTTCTCGCTCAACCTCACCTTGCCGCCGCTTGGGGTTTTGTGGCTCGAGGTGCCGAGCGCCTGA
- a CDS encoding YebC/PmpR family DNA-binding transcriptional regulator, which translates to MGRIFETRKATMFARWDKMAKAFTRVGKEIAIAVKAGGPNTDSNPALRRALQNARTANMPKDKVENAIKKASGQGAESYDTVLYEGYAPHGIAVVVETATNNIVRTVANVRSIFRANGGSMGAEGSVVFQFKRMGVFRIDPASVEGRNLDELELELIDHGLEEMGEGTNEKGDKEIVVRGAFQGFGELQAAIEKLGLTVQSAASEYVAQNLVELPEDKATEVLKLIDKMEQDDDVQHVFHNLA; encoded by the coding sequence ATGGGACGTATTTTCGAAACGCGCAAAGCGACGATGTTTGCCCGCTGGGACAAAATGGCGAAAGCCTTCACCCGCGTGGGCAAGGAAATCGCGATCGCCGTCAAGGCTGGAGGACCGAACACCGACAGCAACCCTGCCCTTCGCCGCGCTCTGCAGAACGCGCGCACGGCCAACATGCCGAAGGACAAGGTGGAAAACGCCATCAAAAAGGCGAGCGGCCAGGGCGCCGAGAGCTACGACACGGTGCTGTACGAAGGCTACGCCCCTCACGGCATCGCGGTGGTGGTGGAGACCGCCACCAACAACATCGTGCGCACCGTGGCCAACGTGCGCAGCATCTTCCGCGCGAACGGCGGCAGCATGGGCGCCGAGGGCTCCGTGGTCTTCCAGTTCAAGCGCATGGGCGTGTTCCGCATCGATCCGGCCTCGGTGGAAGGCCGCAACCTCGACGAGCTCGAGCTCGAGCTCATCGACCACGGCCTCGAAGAGATGGGCGAAGGCACCAACGAAAAGGGTGACAAGGAGATCGTCGTCCGGGGCGCCTTTCAGGGCTTCGGTGAGCTGCAAGCCGCCATCGAAAAGCTCGGCCTGACGGTCCAGTCAGCCGCCTCCGAGTACGTGGCCCAAAACCTCGTCGAGCTTCCCGAGGACAAGGCCACGGAGGTCCTCAAGCTCATCGACAAGATGGAACAGGACGACGACGTTCAGCACGTCTTCCACAACCTGGCGTAG
- a CDS encoding helix-turn-helix domain-containing protein, which produces MAQVTSAPHPVVQRLLKDLGERLRLARLRRGFSMEVVAERAGMSRPTLRAVESGAPGVSLASYVNVLHSLGLHDDLSLLARDDELGRKLQDAQLPTRRRAIKSAQGPRRGSEERS; this is translated from the coding sequence ATGGCCCAGGTGACCTCCGCCCCCCATCCCGTCGTCCAGCGACTGCTGAAAGACCTCGGCGAGCGTCTACGACTCGCTCGGCTTCGGCGGGGTTTTTCGATGGAAGTCGTTGCGGAGAGGGCCGGCATGTCGCGCCCGACGTTGAGGGCCGTCGAGAGCGGGGCGCCAGGTGTCAGCCTCGCCTCGTACGTCAACGTGCTCCACAGTTTGGGTCTTCATGACGATCTTTCGCTCCTCGCGCGCGACGACGAGCTGGGTCGCAAGCTTCAAGACGCGCAGCTTCCTACGCGCCGCCGTGCGATCAAGAGTGCGCAAGGTCCGCGAAGAGGGAGCGAAGAACGCTCGTGA
- a CDS encoding type II toxin-antitoxin system HipA family toxin, with protein MGKQRIIEVAADWAGLRGPVLMGQLTATPSRGKEIFAFEYDKAWLSTSARRELDPSLALYRGPQYPAKDRENFGVFLDSCPDRWGRVLMRRREAQLARVEGRQERHLLESDYLLGVHDGHRMGAIRFRVNGRFLDDNDELASPPWTSLRDLEHASLELEREGAENDPDYGRWLRMLIAPGGSLGGARPKASVRDEGDALWIAKFPSRHDDDDIGAWEMVVHELAASSGLVVPDAQLRRFGKGSGGRSAHHTFLSRRFDRSVRGGRLHFASAMTLLGRVDGQNADDGVSYLDLADLLIRLGSNTSTDLEQLFRRIIFFVCVSNTDDHLRNHGFMLTPTGWALAPAYDMNPDPDGAGLKLNISETDNAQDLDLAISVASAFRVKPRRAEELVDEITFAVRKWREVAAANGISRMAQDRMRRAFRVVES; from the coding sequence ATGGGCAAGCAGCGAATCATCGAGGTCGCCGCCGACTGGGCAGGGCTTCGGGGCCCCGTCCTGATGGGCCAACTTACGGCGACGCCCTCCCGTGGCAAAGAGATCTTCGCCTTCGAATATGACAAAGCGTGGCTGTCCACGAGCGCACGGCGAGAGCTCGATCCCTCGTTGGCCCTTTATCGGGGGCCCCAGTATCCAGCGAAAGATCGAGAGAATTTTGGCGTCTTCCTTGACTCGTGTCCTGACCGCTGGGGGCGTGTTCTCATGCGTCGCCGGGAAGCCCAACTTGCCCGCGTCGAAGGTCGACAAGAACGGCATCTCCTCGAATCGGACTATCTGCTGGGCGTCCACGATGGGCACCGCATGGGTGCGATTCGATTCAGAGTGAACGGACGGTTCCTCGATGACAATGACGAGCTTGCGTCTCCTCCCTGGACCTCCCTGCGAGACCTCGAGCATGCAAGCCTGGAACTCGAACGAGAGGGGGCCGAAAACGACCCCGATTATGGCCGCTGGCTGCGCATGCTCATTGCCCCGGGCGGGTCGCTTGGCGGAGCGCGTCCCAAGGCGAGCGTTCGCGATGAAGGTGATGCGCTTTGGATTGCGAAGTTCCCGAGTCGCCATGACGATGACGACATCGGCGCCTGGGAGATGGTGGTACACGAACTCGCCGCGAGCTCCGGACTCGTCGTTCCTGACGCCCAATTACGTCGCTTCGGAAAAGGTTCAGGAGGTCGCTCGGCTCATCACACCTTCCTGAGCCGCCGTTTCGATCGATCCGTCCGCGGTGGTCGGCTACATTTCGCCTCGGCCATGACCTTGCTTGGCCGTGTTGACGGTCAGAACGCAGATGACGGGGTCAGCTACCTGGACTTGGCTGACTTGCTCATCCGCCTTGGCTCGAACACGTCTACCGACCTCGAGCAGCTTTTCCGCCGCATCATCTTCTTCGTCTGCGTATCGAATACCGACGATCACTTGCGCAACCACGGCTTCATGCTCACCCCCACGGGCTGGGCGCTCGCCCCGGCCTATGACATGAACCCCGACCCTGATGGCGCCGGCCTCAAGCTGAACATCTCCGAGACGGACAACGCCCAAGACCTCGACCTGGCCATCTCGGTGGCCTCCGCGTTCCGGGTAAAGCCGCGTCGAGCGGAAGAACTCGTGGATGAGATCACGTTCGCCGTCAGAAAGTGGCGCGAGGTCGCAGCTGCCAATGGGATCTCGCGCATGGCCCAGGATCGTATGCGGCGTGCGTTCCGCGTCGTGGAGTCGTGA
- a CDS encoding DUF3536 domain-containing protein, translating to MATALVIHGHFYQPPRENPWTNNVDREPSAHPEHDWNERIYRECYRPNAFARIVGDYGQIQEIVNNYAYLSFNLGPTLLSWLETHHPATYLRIIEADRMSAQHWGHGSAIAQGYNHAILPLCSERDRVTQVRWGIADFQHRFGRRPASLWLPETACNQATLETLIEEGLAYVVLSPYQAEQVRPLSANGKPGAGAWQSVGDGSIDPSMAYEAFHSDGSGRSIAVFFYDGPKSRSIAFEGALASSQALVWRLSQGVSPNTKLVHIATDGESYGHHTKFGELGLAHALVHEAPAQGFEVMNYGTFLARNPPTMEVRIKTGPDGEGTAWSCAHGVGRWYRDCGCNTGAQQGWNQAWRGPLRAALDLLRDTAANHFDGEGRELFLDPWAARDAYIELVLDRSRSREAWLERFQSRPLSTRERERALALLEMQRNAMLMYTSCGWFFADISGIETVQILKYAERVFDQMDALGIEAPRERFLARLSEARSNVKEHGTGADIYRKWVEPMRVSTHRVAAHLGIMSLVEGEAAEGMISGYRYCRTSFQKHRHGRLTLATGRLELEDVPTGRLTDWGFTSVHMGGVDFYCVCQPFPGGQAFAQATQKIWGVYRTATLPRLLRLIQESMGPEDYGLESILEEGQHRISELVYGNIVTRFSQQYVAMFESNQRILDMLQEAGLELPEELVRAAEFTLGRRFEEEIRRAHGSSDPAAYERALEIAREVKRRGFKIDTSRAGRLFGRTLADVVSDAFAEPTQDKFAAATALANLTEPLGLKPNLGRSQELVYLGFKSHRDWKTSLVQLAKAVGVKPRT from the coding sequence ATGGCGACAGCCCTAGTCATCCACGGCCACTTTTATCAGCCGCCGCGAGAAAACCCCTGGACCAACAATGTGGACCGGGAGCCCAGCGCCCACCCAGAACACGACTGGAACGAGCGGATCTACAGGGAGTGCTACCGCCCGAACGCCTTCGCGCGCATCGTGGGGGACTACGGGCAGATCCAGGAGATCGTCAACAACTACGCCTACCTCAGCTTCAATCTGGGGCCCACGTTGCTGTCCTGGCTCGAGACGCATCATCCCGCAACGTACCTGCGCATCATCGAAGCCGACCGGATGAGCGCCCAGCACTGGGGACACGGCAGCGCGATTGCCCAGGGCTACAATCACGCGATCCTGCCCCTGTGTAGCGAGCGGGATCGCGTGACGCAGGTTCGCTGGGGCATCGCGGACTTTCAGCATCGCTTCGGGCGGAGGCCCGCGTCGCTGTGGCTGCCGGAGACGGCTTGCAACCAGGCCACCCTGGAGACGCTCATCGAAGAGGGCCTGGCGTATGTCGTTCTGTCGCCCTACCAGGCCGAGCAGGTGCGGCCCCTGTCGGCCAACGGCAAGCCCGGCGCGGGCGCCTGGCAGTCCGTGGGAGACGGCAGCATCGACCCGTCGATGGCCTATGAGGCCTTCCACAGCGACGGCTCAGGGCGCTCCATCGCCGTCTTCTTTTACGACGGGCCGAAGTCGCGCTCGATCGCGTTCGAGGGCGCGTTGGCCTCGAGCCAGGCGCTGGTTTGGCGCTTGTCCCAAGGGGTGAGCCCCAACACCAAGTTGGTTCACATCGCCACGGACGGCGAGAGCTACGGGCACCACACCAAGTTCGGTGAGCTCGGCTTGGCGCACGCTCTCGTGCACGAGGCCCCTGCCCAGGGCTTCGAGGTGATGAACTACGGCACCTTCCTCGCCCGCAATCCCCCCACGATGGAGGTGCGGATCAAAACGGGCCCTGACGGTGAAGGCACCGCCTGGAGCTGCGCTCACGGTGTGGGCCGGTGGTACCGCGACTGCGGCTGCAACACCGGCGCCCAACAGGGCTGGAATCAAGCGTGGCGCGGCCCCCTGCGCGCGGCGCTGGACCTGCTGCGCGACACGGCCGCAAACCACTTCGATGGCGAAGGCCGGGAACTCTTCTTGGACCCGTGGGCTGCCCGTGATGCGTACATCGAGCTGGTGCTCGACCGCAGCCGCTCCCGCGAGGCCTGGCTCGAGCGCTTCCAAAGCCGGCCGCTGTCCACGCGGGAACGTGAGCGCGCGCTGGCTCTGCTCGAGATGCAGCGCAACGCCATGCTGATGTACACGAGCTGCGGCTGGTTTTTCGCCGACATCTCGGGAATCGAGACGGTGCAGATCCTGAAGTACGCGGAGCGCGTCTTCGATCAGATGGACGCGCTCGGCATCGAAGCGCCGCGCGAGCGTTTCCTCGCCCGCCTCAGCGAGGCACGCAGCAACGTGAAGGAACACGGCACGGGCGCCGACATCTACCGCAAGTGGGTGGAGCCGATGCGTGTCTCCACGCACAGGGTGGCGGCGCACCTTGGCATCATGAGCCTCGTCGAGGGCGAGGCCGCCGAGGGCATGATTTCGGGCTACCGGTACTGCCGAACGTCTTTCCAGAAGCACCGTCACGGACGCCTCACCTTGGCGACGGGCCGCCTCGAACTCGAAGACGTGCCCACCGGCCGCCTGACCGACTGGGGCTTTACGTCGGTGCACATGGGCGGCGTCGATTTTTACTGCGTGTGCCAGCCCTTCCCCGGTGGCCAGGCCTTCGCCCAGGCCACGCAGAAGATCTGGGGCGTGTACCGGACGGCCACCTTGCCGCGCCTGCTGCGCCTCATTCAAGAGTCGATGGGGCCCGAGGATTACGGGCTCGAATCCATCCTGGAAGAGGGCCAACACCGCATCTCCGAGCTGGTGTACGGCAACATCGTGACGCGTTTTTCACAGCAGTACGTGGCGATGTTCGAGAGCAACCAGCGCATTCTCGACATGCTTCAGGAGGCCGGGCTCGAGCTTCCGGAAGAGCTGGTTCGGGCGGCGGAGTTCACCTTGGGGCGCCGCTTCGAGGAAGAGATCCGGCGTGCGCACGGCAGCTCCGATCCGGCTGCGTACGAGCGGGCGCTGGAGATCGCACGGGAGGTGAAGCGGCGGGGATTCAAGATTGACACCAGCCGGGCGGGGCGGCTGTTCGGACGTACGCTGGCCGACGTGGTCTCCGACGCCTTTGCCGAACCCACGCAGGACAAGTTCGCTGCGGCCACGGCGCTGGCCAACCTGACCGAGCCGCTGGGACTCAAGCCCAACCTCGGCCGTTCTCAAGAGCTCGTCTACCTCGGGTTCAAATCGCATCGGGATTGGAAAACCTCGCTGGTGCAGCTGGCCAAAGCCGTGGGCGTCAAGCCCAGGACTTGA
- a CDS encoding RluA family pseudouridine synthase codes for MSDHESRSFGDEAFLALPGQTLAAALRAALPDRSWSAVKQLCASGKVRVNGTLALDAALRLRGDEHVTLSMNAPRKDRNKPFAEILFEDPHLVVINKPEDVSTVPWDPKESGTALDLIREAWRRQKRAATATPLLVVHRLDKDTSGVLVFAKSKLGERGLHQVFKHHEADREYVAVAHGGVQRRSFTSHMVENRGDGLRGSTRFAEQGRHAVTHVLGSQVAPLVPPFDTGAPDGRSVSRCRVRLETGRTHQIRIHFAESGHPLVGETVYVRDFRRDGHEPLPAARLLLHAETLAFQHPVTHKTLSFAVPPPASYEALWTRLTGAR; via the coding sequence ATGTCCGACCACGAGTCACGTAGTTTTGGGGATGAGGCCTTTTTGGCCTTGCCCGGTCAAACCCTCGCGGCGGCGCTGCGCGCGGCGCTGCCCGACCGCAGCTGGTCGGCCGTCAAACAGCTCTGTGCCTCGGGCAAGGTAAGGGTGAACGGCACGCTCGCGCTGGACGCGGCGCTGCGCCTGCGCGGAGACGAGCACGTCACACTGTCGATGAACGCGCCCCGCAAGGATCGCAACAAGCCGTTCGCCGAGATCCTCTTCGAGGACCCGCACCTGGTCGTCATCAACAAACCCGAGGACGTGTCCACCGTGCCTTGGGATCCCAAAGAGAGTGGCACCGCCCTCGATCTCATCCGCGAGGCGTGGCGCCGGCAAAAGCGCGCGGCCACAGCCACACCGCTTCTGGTGGTGCACCGGCTCGACAAGGACACATCAGGCGTGCTCGTGTTCGCGAAGTCGAAGCTGGGCGAGCGAGGCCTTCACCAGGTGTTCAAACACCACGAAGCCGACCGCGAATACGTGGCCGTGGCTCACGGCGGGGTCCAGCGGCGCAGCTTCACCTCCCACATGGTGGAAAACCGCGGTGATGGCCTGCGCGGCAGCACCCGCTTCGCCGAGCAAGGGCGTCACGCGGTCACCCACGTGCTGGGCAGCCAGGTGGCGCCGCTCGTGCCGCCCTTCGACACGGGCGCCCCGGACGGGCGCAGCGTCTCGCGCTGCCGGGTGAGGCTCGAGACCGGACGCACGCATCAGATTCGCATCCACTTCGCCGAGTCCGGCCATCCCCTGGTGGGCGAAACCGTGTACGTGCGGGATTTTCGCCGCGATGGCCACGAACCTCTGCCGGCCGCCCGGTTGCTGCTGCACGCCGAGACCCTGGCCTTCCAGCACCCGGTGACCCACAAGACGCTGTCTTTTGCGGTGCCGCCCCCGGCCTCGTACGAGGCGCTGTGGACCCGGCTGACCGGCGCGCGCTGA
- a CDS encoding UbiD family decarboxylase — protein MGYSSLFACVDDLARTKQLVRVDAEIDPHLEMAEIQRRVYRAAGPALLFTRVKGCRFPMVGNLFGTLARARYIFRDALEPVRRLVELKVDPSQAWRRPFRYLGVPLFALNALPKRVRGGPVFAHEARLGELPSLVSWPRDGGPFITLPQVYTEDPHRPGVMRSNLGMYRVQLAGNDYERDREIGLHYQIHRGIGVHHTAALARGEPLKVCIFVGGPPAMTLAAVMPLPEGLTELAFAGALNRRRVRMASRAGAPAVHAEADFCLVGEVAPQARKPEGPFGDHLGYYSLTHDFPVMRVERVYHRRDAIWPFTVVGRPPQEDTVFGQLIHELTGPLIPAVLPGVKAVHAVDASGVHPLLLAVGSERYTPYDTPKEPQELLTQANAILGQGQLSLAKYLFMAADGDGPPDVHDVGAFFQHLLARFDPRRDLHFQTRTTIDTLDYSGTGLNQGSKLVVAAVGPAVRTLPTTVPSDLALPEGFSAPTVCLPGVLAIKAPAAGAPAACAESRERFCGAFTPDAGINRFPLIVLVDDPAFVARQLHNFVWVVFTRSNPAVDVSGIGAFIQDKHWGCTGAVVIDARIKPHHAPPLEEDPEVSRRVDALCAAGGPLGALGL, from the coding sequence ATGGGATACAGCTCGCTTTTTGCCTGCGTGGACGATCTTGCCCGAACGAAGCAGCTCGTTCGGGTGGACGCCGAGATCGATCCTCACCTGGAGATGGCGGAGATTCAACGCCGCGTGTACCGCGCGGCGGGACCGGCCCTGCTCTTCACGCGGGTGAAGGGCTGCCGGTTCCCCATGGTGGGAAACCTCTTTGGCACCCTTGCGCGGGCCCGGTACATTTTTCGCGACGCCCTCGAGCCCGTGCGGCGTTTGGTCGAGCTAAAGGTCGATCCTTCCCAGGCGTGGCGGCGTCCCTTTCGATACCTGGGGGTGCCCCTGTTTGCCCTGAACGCGCTTCCAAAGCGCGTGAGAGGAGGGCCTGTGTTCGCCCACGAGGCCCGCCTCGGCGAACTGCCTTCTCTCGTGAGCTGGCCCCGCGACGGAGGCCCGTTCATCACGCTGCCGCAGGTGTACACCGAAGATCCACACCGCCCCGGCGTGATGCGCAGCAACCTGGGCATGTACCGCGTGCAGCTTGCAGGGAACGACTACGAGAGGGATCGAGAGATCGGACTTCATTATCAGATCCACCGCGGCATCGGCGTGCACCACACGGCGGCGCTGGCGCGCGGCGAGCCCCTCAAGGTGTGCATTTTCGTGGGCGGGCCTCCGGCCATGACGCTGGCTGCGGTGATGCCGCTGCCCGAGGGGCTGACGGAGCTGGCTTTCGCCGGGGCCCTCAACCGGCGGCGGGTGCGTATGGCCTCCCGCGCGGGCGCACCTGCCGTGCACGCCGAGGCAGATTTTTGCCTCGTGGGCGAGGTGGCGCCCCAGGCGCGCAAGCCCGAAGGCCCCTTTGGCGATCACCTCGGCTATTACAGCCTGACCCATGACTTCCCGGTGATGCGCGTCGAGCGCGTCTACCACCGCCGCGATGCCATCTGGCCCTTCACCGTGGTGGGACGGCCCCCGCAAGAGGACACCGTGTTCGGGCAGCTCATCCATGAACTGACCGGGCCCCTCATCCCCGCGGTGTTGCCCGGGGTCAAAGCCGTGCACGCCGTGGACGCTTCAGGGGTGCACCCGCTCTTGCTGGCCGTGGGCAGCGAGCGCTACACGCCCTACGACACGCCGAAAGAGCCACAGGAGCTGCTCACGCAGGCCAACGCCATTCTGGGACAGGGGCAGCTTTCGTTGGCCAAGTATCTGTTCATGGCCGCCGACGGCGACGGGCCACCCGACGTGCACGATGTCGGGGCGTTTTTCCAGCACCTGCTGGCGCGCTTCGATCCCCGGCGCGATCTGCATTTCCAGACACGCACGACGATCGATACGCTCGACTACTCGGGTACGGGGCTCAACCAGGGCTCGAAGCTGGTGGTGGCCGCGGTGGGCCCTGCCGTACGCACCTTGCCCACGACGGTGCCCAGCGACCTTGCGCTGCCCGAGGGCTTTTCCGCTCCCACCGTGTGCCTGCCCGGCGTTTTGGCCATCAAGGCGCCTGCGGCCGGCGCCCCCGCCGCGTGCGCCGAATCCCGCGAGCGTTTTTGCGGCGCCTTTACACCCGATGCGGGCATCAACCGCTTTCCGCTCATCGTGCTGGTCGACGATCCGGCCTTCGTGGCCCGGCAGCTCCACAACTTCGTGTGGGTGGTGTTCACCCGATCGAATCCGGCGGTGGACGTGAGCGGCATCGGTGCGTTCATTCAAGACAAACACTGGGGCTGCACGGGCGCGGTGGTCATCGACGCCCGTATCAAGCCCCACCACGCGCCGCCGCTCGAGGAAGATCCCGAGGTCAGCCGGCGGGTGGACGCACTGTGCGCTGCCGGTGGCCCGCTGGGCGCGCTCGGGCTTTAA